The DNA region AGCTCGCCGCCCAGGTGCGGGGCTGGGCCCCGGAGGGGCTGCTGGACAGCTACCACGCCGAGCGCCATCCGGCCGGTGCCCGGTTGCTGACGAACACCCAGGCGCAGGGACTGCTCTACCTGAGCGGCGCCGAGATCGAACCGCTGCGCCGGGTCTTCGCCGAGCTGATGGAGTTCCCCGAGGTCGGCCGTCATCTGGCCGGCATGGTCAGCGGGCTGGACCTCGGCTACCAGGTCGGCGACGGCGGTCATCCACTCCTCGGCCGACGGGTCCCGCCCCGGGAACTGGTGGGGCCGCGCGGCCGCACCGGCACGGTGGAACTCCTGCACGCGGGGCGCGGGGTCCTCATCGACCTCGGCGGCGACGCCGACCTGCAGCTGTCCGCGAAGCCCTGGGCCGACCGCATCGACATCATCAGCTGCGTACCGGCCGAACCCTCCGACGAGGGCCCGCTCGCCGGGACGACGGCACTGCTGGTCCGTCCCGACGGCTACGTCGCCTGGGCGGCGCCGGACGGTGGCGCACTGACCGACGGACTGAACCGCTGGTTCGGCGCCGCCGCCTGAGTACGCGGAAACCTGAACCGCATTCACGAGGGAGACAGCTCATGCACAGCACGCTGATCGTGGCCCGGATGGATCCGTCCGCAAGCGGCGATGTCGCGGAGATCTTCCGGGAGTTCGACCGGACCGAGATGCCGGATCTCATGGGGACCCGGCGACGCCAGCTCTTCTTCTACCGTGGCCTCTACTTCCACCTACAGGACTTCGATTCGGATAACGGCGGGTCGGCGATCGAGGCGGCCAAGAACAATCCGCTCTTCTTGAACGTGAGCGAGGACCTCAAGCCGTACATCGGGGCTTACGACCCGGAGACCTGGCGATCGCCGGCCGACGCCATGGCGACGCGCTTCTACACCTGGTCCAAGAATTCCTGACCAGCGCTATTCAGAGGGGATGCGCCGATGAGGCGGCGAGTAGTGATAACCGGGGTCGGCGTTCTGGCACCGGGTGGAGTCGGAGTCAAGAACTTCTGGAGCCTGCTGAGCGAAGGCCGTACCGCCACCCGGGGGATCACGTTCTTCGATCCGTCACCGTTCCGTTCCCGGGTGGCGGGCGAGATCGACTTCGACGCCGAGGCGCACGGTCTCGGCGCGCAGGAGATCCGCCGGATGGACCGGGCCGCACAGTTCGCCGTGGTGGCCGCCGCCGAGGCGCTGGCCGACAGCGGGCTCGAATCCTCGGAGCTGGACCCCTACCGGACCGGGGTCAGCGTGGGCAGCGCCGTCGGCGCCACCACGGGGCTGGACCGGGAGTACCGGGTGGTCAGCGACAGCGGCCGACTCGACCTGGTCGATCACACCTACGCGGTTCCGCACCTCTACGACTACCTCGTGCCGAGTTCCTTCGCACGTGAGGTGGCCTGGGCGGTGGGCGCCGAGGGCCCGGCGACGGTGGTGTCCACCGGCTGCACCTCGGGGCTGGATACGGTCGGTTACGCGACCGAGCTGATTCGCGAGGGCACCGCCGACATCATGTTCGCCGGCGCCTCGGACGCCCCGATCTCCCCGATCACGGTGGCCTGCTTCGACGCGATCAAGGCCACG from Kitasatospora cathayae includes:
- a CDS encoding TcmI family type II polyketide cyclase, translated to MHSTLIVARMDPSASGDVAEIFREFDRTEMPDLMGTRRRQLFFYRGLYFHLQDFDSDNGGSAIEAAKNNPLFLNVSEDLKPYIGAYDPETWRSPADAMATRFYTWSKNS
- a CDS encoding beta-ketoacyl-[acyl-carrier-protein] synthase family protein, which produces MRRRVVITGVGVLAPGGVGVKNFWSLLSEGRTATRGITFFDPSPFRSRVAGEIDFDAEAHGLGAQEIRRMDRAAQFAVVAAAEALADSGLESSELDPYRTGVSVGSAVGATTGLDREYRVVSDSGRLDLVDHTYAVPHLYDYLVPSSFAREVAWAVGAEGPATVVSTGCTSGLDTVGYATELIREGTADIMFAGASDAPISPITVACFDAIKATTPRNDDPEHASRPFDRSRNGFVLGEGAAMFVLEEYERAKRRGAHIYAEVSGFATRCNAFHMTGLRADGREMAEAIRVALDQAQLNPEEIDYVNAHGSGTKQNDRHETAAFKHSLGDHAYRVPVSSIKSMIGHSLGAIGAIEIAACALAIENNVVPPTANLHTADPECDLDYVPLHAREHRTDSVLTVGSGFGGFQSAMALRRAG